In Capsicum annuum cultivar UCD-10X-F1 chromosome 8, UCD10Xv1.1, whole genome shotgun sequence, the genomic window ACAAACCAAAAGTCCCTTTTAAAACTTGTGGTCTTAAAGTGGAACATAGGGAAGTGATAACTCACCTGATTGCGGAGAAGAAGCCACCCTAGACCGAAGTATACTACACCAAACGGAATAATTATTGGTGCTATGACGGAATAGCATAGGACAATTGTCATAATCAGCATATCACTAGGAAATCGGGTTGCATAGCCTAGATCACCAGGAGCCCAAGCCTCCTTTATCTCAGCTTCAGTTTTGCACAAATACTTCTTCTTGAGATGGAATATGATTAGAGGAACTATTCTAGATAGCTCCAGCCCATAGCCGACAAAGAACCTGACATCAATGAATAAGCAAAATCATTTGACTATTCATTTAACCAAAAAGATGATCCATTCTCTACCTGTTATATCATATGGAGAAGAAGAATGGAAACTATCAACATAAGAAATTAACATTCAGgaccagaccccactttgtgggaatacactgggtttgttgttgttgttgttgttgaccatAAAACAGCTTGAATAGTGCAAAGAGAAAAACTTAAACAAGTCGTTAGCGAGAGTAAAAGGAGCATTATTTTCTTTGTAATACTAGCTATGACCATTATGAACTGAGCTTTAACACCACATAGGTACacacttgaaaaaaataataactcaagGACCATATAAAGGGAAATTCATTTATAGAAGCAAAAGATGATAGCTTAGAAGTGGGTTGAGAAGAGAACAGTTGACCCCGTGCCAAACTAAGTGCATACTCAAGTCAAACATTTCCCAGCTCTTTATTCAGAAACGTAACAAACAGCTCATATTATGTGCAAGACGGAAGACATATCACCGACGACTTAAAGACAACATatcgtttaaaaaaaaaaagatacagaGTAGCTGACATAATAAAAGGGAAAGCATGTTATAGACTTGCTTCACAAGCACAAGGTCAAGAAGAAGGGAAGAAATATGAAAGTGAAAGCGAGGTCCGGACTTACTTCAAAGCCACAAAAGTCAAGAAGAAAGTTGCATTCTGTGGAAGGCTTTTCGCCAACACGCGAAAAATAGAGTTGGGATCATTCTCGATGCTCTTGAAGGAAGTGAATAGAGTTCCACCAAGAGTAACACCAATAAATACATTCAGCActgtgaaataaaaatatttccctGAAGCAGCTCTTACCACATGGCTTTCTGATGGGGTGCCCTCTGCTTTGGATAGAAACAGAAGAAACTTTGGCAACAAAGCCAAAAATATGATGAGTGCAAGTTGAGGCAAATATGCTTCTAGCACTGTCTTGATTGCCTTCAGATTAACAACCGGTTTCAAAAACGGGAGAAGCTTCACCAAATTGTCTAGAGTTGTCAATGCAGAAATGAATCCTATTGGAATCATGTAAAATAATATGGTCAGAAACACAATAACATACACAACATACTGGCGGATTATTCTCTCATAAAACTTTTTCGAAAGATTAGTCCACATCAATTGTCGGGGTTCTGGAGCATCCATGACAGTCCATGTATCAACTACTGGGGCATGTAAATTCTGTGATGCTGAAGCTGCAGCCACCCTGCTGTTGAAAAAGACCAGAGCAGAAGATTGATGTTTCTCTTTGAGGGTCACCTTTTGCTCGGCTTCTAGCTGTTGGCTCAACTCCTTAATCTTATCATTATAGAATTCAATTGAATCCACCTTTTCACCGATAATACCAAGGAAACCAGTTTTATGTGACAGTTTTAGTGCATCAGGATTTGTTTTCTCTGACTCCGCATAGATAGCTTCAGCACGTTCAAGCTTCTTTTTATACCCTTCTAACTCTTCATAAATTTTGTTCACCTGATAAAAATCAGACACCGTTAATCCACAAGAGATTTGAAATTTATGCTAATGAAGTACTACAATTGTGATTTATTTCATACAAGGATTTCTCGGTAGAAAGCATATCCTTTTCATAGAGGAGCAGTTTTGGacttctataaatagaatatatttttttccatacATAACACAATAGCATACACAATGTAATCGTTTaattaaagagtctttgtttagagAAAGATTTTTCTCTCAAAAGTTCTTATGTTtcctttttatattagttttcataT contains:
- the LOC107838826 gene encoding CSC1-like protein ERD4 isoform X1; protein product: MKIKTRRIPSSRKSPLGIFVFSGIVLLPVLLPVAATAHNIKAVNTTSKGTFNELDKLSMGQVGNSGPQLWAFVVATYWVSIVAYFFLWRAYKHVTELRAKALMSPEVRADQFTILVRDIPSVSEGQSKKEQVDSFFRAIYPETFYRSMVVTNNKKVNKIYEELEGYKKKLERAEAIYAESEKTNPDALKLSHKTGFLGIIGEKVDSIEFYNDKIKELSQQLEAEQKVTLKEKHQSSALVFFNSRVAAASASQNLHAPVVDTWTVMDAPEPRQLMWTNLSKKFYERIIRQYVVYVIVFLTILFYMIPIGFISALTTLDNLVKLLPFLKPVVNLKAIKTVLEAYLPQLALIIFLALLPKFLLFLSKAEGTPSESHVVRAASGKYFYFTVLNVFIGVTLGGTLFTSFKSIENDPNSIFRVLAKSLPQNATFFLTFVALKFFVGYGLELSRIVPLIIFHLKKKYLCKTEAEIKEAWAPGDLGYATRFPSDMLIMTIVLCYSVIAPIIIPFGVVYFGLGWLLLRNQALKVYVPSFES
- the LOC107838826 gene encoding CSC1-like protein ERD4 isoform X2, translated to MGQVGNSGPQLWAFVVATYWVSIVAYFFLWRAYKHVTELRAKALMSPEVRADQFTILVRDIPSVSEGQSKKEQVDSFFRAIYPETFYRSMVVTNNKKVNKIYEELEGYKKKLERAEAIYAESEKTNPDALKLSHKTGFLGIIGEKVDSIEFYNDKIKELSQQLEAEQKVTLKEKHQSSALVFFNSRVAAASASQNLHAPVVDTWTVMDAPEPRQLMWTNLSKKFYERIIRQYVVYVIVFLTILFYMIPIGFISALTTLDNLVKLLPFLKPVVNLKAIKTVLEAYLPQLALIIFLALLPKFLLFLSKAEGTPSESHVVRAASGKYFYFTVLNVFIGVTLGGTLFTSFKSIENDPNSIFRVLAKSLPQNATFFLTFVALKFFVGYGLELSRIVPLIIFHLKKKYLCKTEAEIKEAWAPGDLGYATRFPSDMLIMTIVLCYSVIAPIIIPFGVVYFGLGWLLLRNQALKVYVPSFES